The proteins below are encoded in one region of Chryseobacterium wanjuense:
- a CDS encoding DUF1801 domain-containing protein — translation MNPIQEYFYRIEEPDRSTLLFLRKKILESDTENITETLSFGLPFFKYKKKMLCYFYYSKKYKKHYVSFYHGDRLDDPQLLQEDRKKFKILLIDMNEDLPVELILKLINEVKQYIKA, via the coding sequence ATGAACCCAATACAAGAGTATTTCTACAGAATTGAAGAGCCTGATAGAAGTACTCTTCTTTTTTTACGCAAAAAAATACTGGAATCCGATACGGAAAATATTACTGAAACATTGAGTTTTGGCTTACCTTTTTTTAAGTATAAAAAGAAAATGCTGTGTTATTTTTATTATAGTAAAAAATATAAAAAACATTACGTAAGTTTTTACCACGGTGACAGGCTTGATGATCCACAGCTACTCCAGGAGGACAGAAAGAAGTTTAAAATCCTTTTAATTGATATGAATGAGGATTTGCCTGTGGAATTGATTTTAAAGCTGATTAATGAAGTAAAACAATATATTAAAGCATAA
- a CDS encoding DJ-1/PfpI family protein, whose translation MMNKMNFDPEIKINVGFLIYNQVEAMDLNGPIDVFTKANRFDNRYNLYTVSETSQLVPSEGGTIHMKASYSFENAPQADILIIPGAAVATISEICNNDNIINWIIQQDQNTKLTVSICTGSLILSKAKILDGKSATTHHLALDLLRQNPTIKVVEKVRYAEDGKFLTSAGITSGLDVALHIIEMISGKEVAEEIAQTMVYNRSANMDFIK comes from the coding sequence ATGATGAACAAAATGAATTTTGATCCTGAGATTAAAATCAATGTCGGTTTTTTAATCTATAACCAGGTAGAAGCTATGGATCTCAATGGTCCGATAGATGTATTCACAAAGGCCAACAGATTCGACAATAGATATAACCTTTATACCGTTTCTGAAACCAGTCAGCTCGTCCCTTCTGAGGGCGGAACGATACACATGAAGGCTAGTTATTCTTTTGAAAACGCTCCGCAGGCGGATATTTTAATTATTCCCGGAGCAGCCGTGGCTACAATTTCCGAGATCTGCAATAATGATAATATTATTAACTGGATCATTCAACAAGATCAAAATACAAAGCTTACGGTAAGCATCTGTACCGGTTCATTAATTCTTTCCAAAGCAAAAATCCTCGACGGAAAATCTGCAACCACTCACCATCTGGCTCTTGATTTATTAAGGCAAAACCCCACAATAAAGGTCGTAGAGAAAGTACGATATGCTGAAGACGGTAAATTTTTAACAAGCGCAGGAATTACCTCAGGTCTTGATGTTGCACTCCATATCATCGAGATGATCAGTGGAAAAGAAGTCGCCGAAGAAATCGCACAAACTATGGTGTACAACCGCAGCGCCAATATGGATTTTATAAAATAA
- a CDS encoding phosphatidylserine decarboxylase family protein, with the protein MKLHRESKGTITVATILFIVLGALAIYFLEMWSLVIILPLLVVYSLIFWFFRVPDRDILEHRENVIAPVDGKVVMIKEVEEDEFIKGKAIQVSIFMSPLNVHICRYPVSGKVIYKKYHPGKYLVAWHEKSSTENERTTVAVESLTNHQVVFRQIAGYVARRIVFYCNEGDEAKAGHEFGFIKFGSRMDVFLPLDTEIICKIGDITKGGLDVIARMKD; encoded by the coding sequence ATGAAATTACACAGAGAATCGAAAGGAACGATTACCGTAGCAACCATACTTTTCATCGTGTTGGGTGCGTTGGCTATTTATTTTCTTGAAATGTGGTCATTGGTGATCATTCTGCCATTATTGGTAGTGTACAGTTTAATATTCTGGTTCTTTAGAGTTCCGGATCGTGATATTTTGGAGCATAGAGAGAATGTGATTGCTCCTGTTGACGGGAAGGTGGTAATGATCAAAGAAGTGGAAGAGGATGAGTTCATCAAAGGAAAAGCCATTCAGGTTTCTATTTTCATGTCTCCCCTTAATGTTCATATCTGCAGATATCCGGTTTCAGGGAAGGTTATTTATAAAAAATACCATCCGGGAAAATATCTGGTAGCTTGGCATGAGAAATCTTCTACAGAAAACGAAAGAACAACCGTAGCAGTGGAAAGTTTAACGAATCATCAGGTGGTTTTCAGGCAAATTGCAGGATACGTTGCCAGAAGAATTGTTTTCTATTGTAATGAAGGTGATGAAGCGAAAGCGGGACACGAATTCGGGTTTATCAAATTCGGTTCGAGAATGGATGTTTTCCTGCCTTTGGATACGGAAATTATCTGTAAGATCGGTGACATTACAAAAGGCGGTCTGGATGTGATTGCAAGAATGAAAGATTAA
- a CDS encoding phosphatidate cytidylyltransferase, producing MDKNLIQRTLSGIVYVAIIILCTTPLGAQLINSISPDLVKQEYLYYGLITLLLGVGSWECFKIMKFGNGYERWIVLPLIIFIFFIFSKRYFHFDFFFDFRISEILAMLLIVIAVVTLFKYPNELYYDSGKLIFTVIYVALPFCFALGLPKFSRFDDRFSLEVLFLFILIWSSDTFAYLTGKFFGKHKMAPKISPKKTWEGYIGGVVLTLILSYFIEQYHPDLRGNWIVVGFLVATFAPIGDLVESQLKRNFGVKDSGNLIPGHGGVLDRLDSFLICVPVVYLYFILEKFI from the coding sequence TTGGACAAAAATCTCATTCAAAGAACCCTATCAGGAATTGTTTACGTTGCAATCATTATTCTTTGTACAACTCCGCTGGGAGCACAACTCATCAACAGTATTTCACCGGATCTCGTAAAGCAGGAATATCTGTATTATGGCTTGATAACGCTTTTACTGGGAGTCGGTTCTTGGGAATGTTTTAAAATAATGAAATTCGGGAACGGCTACGAAAGGTGGATCGTGCTTCCTTTAATTATTTTCATTTTTTTTATTTTTTCTAAAAGATATTTCCACTTCGATTTCTTTTTTGATTTTAGGATAAGTGAGATTCTGGCGATGCTTTTAATTGTTATCGCTGTAGTCACTTTATTTAAATATCCGAACGAATTGTACTACGACAGCGGAAAACTGATTTTTACGGTCATTTATGTGGCTCTGCCGTTCTGTTTTGCGTTGGGACTGCCTAAGTTTTCAAGATTTGACGACCGTTTTTCCCTGGAAGTCCTTTTCCTGTTTATATTAATCTGGAGCAGTGATACATTTGCTTATCTTACCGGGAAATTCTTCGGGAAACATAAAATGGCTCCTAAAATTTCGCCCAAAAAAACCTGGGAAGGATATATTGGCGGAGTAGTTCTTACTTTAATTTTATCTTATTTTATCGAGCAGTATCATCCGGATCTTCGGGGAAACTGGATTGTAGTAGGATTTTTGGTAGCAACATTTGCTCCGATAGGAGATTTGGTAGAAAGTCAGCTGAAAAGAAATTTCGGTGTGAAAGACAGTGGAAACCTTATTCCGGGGCATGGCGGAGTATTAGATCGACTGGATAGTTTTTTAATCTGCGTTCCTGTCGTATATTTGTACTTTATTTTAGAAAAATTTATTTAA
- a CDS encoding LUD domain-containing protein: protein MNLFKRIVSKLTNQPEEEESQSLEKLGDSLKNADLDYKFAQLFTHSGGFFNYCADEAEALQTLNQIIKIEGINKVFCWDKDLQNFLNVVKSPYTAELQTDNDAAFITCEYLIAYDGRIMLSHNNILHYHSSRLPNKIIIMANVSQIVNNLNDAMGKIKRNGNIKNLTSISGSQSKLDTSSHANTKLFLLLLED from the coding sequence TTGAATTTATTCAAGAGGATTGTAAGCAAACTGACGAACCAGCCTGAGGAAGAAGAATCTCAGAGCCTGGAGAAGCTGGGGGATTCGTTGAAAAATGCGGATCTCGACTATAAGTTTGCCCAATTGTTTACGCATTCGGGGGGATTTTTCAATTATTGTGCAGATGAAGCGGAGGCTCTACAGACTTTAAATCAGATTATCAAAATAGAAGGAATCAACAAAGTTTTTTGCTGGGATAAGGATCTTCAGAATTTTTTGAATGTCGTGAAATCTCCTTATACTGCAGAATTACAAACTGACAATGATGCGGCTTTCATCACCTGCGAATATCTGATCGCCTATGATGGAAGAATTATGCTTTCCCACAACAATATTCTTCACTACCATTCTTCGAGGCTGCCTAATAAAATTATCATTATGGCTAATGTTTCACAGATTGTCAACAACCTGAACGATGCGATGGGTAAGATAAAACGAAACGGGAATATAAAGAATCTTACTTCTATCAGCGGAAGCCAATCGAAGCTCGATACCTCTTCCCATGCCAATACGAAACTATTTTTATTGCTGCTTGAAGATTAA
- the ftsH gene encoding ATP-dependent zinc metalloprotease FtsH, translating into MNNKGFNWFFPIAIIALLLFFVPNFFGDSSAKTIDEDGFFKEMQAGKVQNIIIYKDTEKADVFLTQAAKTAMVSKTKENDPLSAFSMAPKADFTVKYGDLQLFLQKFDQVRAANPAIKTTKDYGAGKSPFMDILVSALIWIAILGLFYFLLFRKMGGGGGPGGQIFSIGKSKAKLFDEKERIQVTFKDVAGLEGAKEEVQEVVDFLKNSEKYTKLGGKIPKGVLLVGPPGTGKTLLAKAVAGEAKVPFFSLSGSDFVEMFVGVGASRVRDLFAQAKAKSPAIIFIDEIDAIGRARGKNNFSGGNDERENTLNQLLTEMDGFGTDTNVIVMAATNRADILDKALMRAGRFDRSIYVDLPELHERRQIFDVHLKKIKLDDTVDREFLAKQTPGFSGADIANVCNEAALIAARNNHTSVNKQDFLDAVDRIIGGLEKKNKAIKPSEKKRVAYHEAGHATISWLVEHASPLLKVTIVPRGRSLGAAWYLPEERQLTTTEQMLDEMCATLGGRAAEQVIFNNISTGALSDLENVTKRAQAMVTIYGLSPNIGNISYYDSSGQSEYSFGKPYSEETAKKIDIEIKAIIENQYDRAVQILTENKDKLDALASKLLEKEVIFREDLEEVFGKRAWDPELTEKPVTNTVGEQAETIVIKDKEREEESEIQAPESPTQL; encoded by the coding sequence ATGAACAATAAAGGATTCAACTGGTTTTTTCCGATTGCGATCATAGCTCTTTTGTTATTTTTTGTCCCAAATTTTTTCGGTGACAGCAGTGCAAAGACTATTGACGAAGATGGTTTCTTCAAAGAAATGCAGGCGGGAAAAGTTCAGAACATTATAATTTACAAAGATACTGAGAAGGCTGATGTGTTTCTTACACAGGCTGCAAAAACGGCAATGGTAAGCAAAACCAAAGAAAATGACCCGCTTTCTGCATTCTCAATGGCTCCAAAAGCAGATTTTACTGTTAAATATGGAGATCTTCAGCTTTTCCTTCAAAAATTTGATCAGGTAAGAGCCGCAAATCCGGCCATTAAAACAACCAAAGATTACGGTGCAGGAAAAAGTCCGTTTATGGATATTCTGGTTTCTGCATTGATCTGGATTGCTATTTTAGGATTATTCTATTTCCTTCTTTTCAGAAAGATGGGCGGTGGCGGAGGTCCCGGTGGACAAATTTTCTCTATCGGAAAATCCAAGGCTAAGCTTTTCGACGAAAAAGAAAGAATTCAGGTGACATTTAAAGATGTTGCCGGTCTGGAAGGTGCTAAAGAAGAAGTTCAGGAAGTAGTAGATTTCTTGAAAAACTCAGAAAAATATACAAAGCTGGGAGGTAAAATTCCTAAAGGTGTTCTTTTGGTAGGCCCTCCGGGAACGGGTAAAACGTTATTGGCGAAAGCTGTGGCGGGTGAAGCCAAAGTTCCTTTCTTCTCGCTTTCAGGTTCAGATTTCGTGGAGATGTTTGTTGGGGTAGGAGCTTCCAGAGTAAGAGACCTTTTTGCGCAGGCTAAAGCAAAATCTCCTGCGATTATCTTCATCGATGAGATCGACGCAATCGGGCGTGCAAGAGGAAAAAATAATTTCTCCGGCGGAAACGACGAAAGAGAAAACACCCTGAACCAGCTTCTTACTGAAATGGACGGTTTCGGAACAGATACAAACGTTATCGTAATGGCGGCAACCAACAGAGCTGATATCTTGGATAAAGCCTTGATGAGAGCAGGACGTTTTGACCGTTCGATCTATGTAGACCTTCCGGAATTACACGAAAGAAGACAGATTTTTGATGTTCACTTGAAGAAAATCAAACTTGATGATACAGTAGACAGAGAGTTTTTAGCAAAACAAACTCCGGGATTCAGTGGGGCAGATATTGCCAATGTTTGTAACGAAGCGGCATTAATTGCAGCAAGAAACAACCATACTTCAGTAAATAAACAGGATTTCCTTGACGCTGTAGACAGAATCATCGGTGGTCTTGAAAAGAAAAATAAAGCCATCAAACCTTCTGAAAAGAAAAGAGTAGCTTATCATGAAGCAGGACACGCGACAATTTCATGGCTGGTAGAGCACGCTTCACCATTGTTGAAGGTGACTATCGTTCCGAGAGGGCGTTCGCTGGGTGCAGCATGGTATTTACCGGAAGAAAGACAGCTGACTACTACAGAACAAATGCTGGACGAGATGTGTGCAACATTGGGTGGTAGAGCTGCAGAGCAGGTGATTTTCAACAATATTTCTACAGGGGCGCTTTCTGACCTTGAAAATGTAACGAAGAGAGCTCAGGCAATGGTTACGATCTACGGGTTGAGCCCGAATATTGGTAATATTTCTTACTATGACAGCTCAGGTCAGTCGGAATATTCTTTCGGAAAACCTTATTCTGAAGAAACGGCGAAGAAAATTGATATCGAAATTAAAGCAATTATCGAAAATCAATATGACAGAGCGGTTCAGATCTTAACGGAAAACAAAGACAAGCTGGATGCTCTTGCAAGCAAGCTGTTGGAAAAAGAAGTGATCTTCCGTGAAGACCTTGAAGAAGTGTTCGGAAAGAGAGCCTGGGATCCGGAATTAACGGAAAAACCAGTGACCAATACGGTAGGAGAACAAGCTGAAACGATTGTTATTAAAGACAAAGAAAGAGAAGAGGAAAGTGAAATTCAGGCTCCTGAAAGCCCGACTCAACTTTAA
- the rsfS gene encoding ribosome silencing factor, giving the protein MNKTAEKQELLDKIVEAIQDVKGEDIMIFDLSNIENSVAETFVICSGNSNTQVAALAGSVEKKVRNELKERPWHVEGTENAMWVLVDYVSVVVHIFQKQVREYYDIEELWGDAVITKVENEF; this is encoded by the coding sequence ATGAATAAAACAGCAGAAAAACAAGAACTATTAGATAAAATCGTTGAGGCTATTCAGGATGTAAAGGGTGAGGACATTATGATCTTTGATCTTTCAAACATTGAAAACTCGGTAGCAGAGACGTTTGTGATATGTAGCGGAAATTCCAACACGCAGGTAGCCGCACTGGCAGGAAGTGTTGAGAAAAAAGTGAGAAACGAATTAAAAGAAAGACCTTGGCACGTAGAAGGTACAGAAAACGCAATGTGGGTTTTGGTAGATTACGTCTCAGTGGTAGTTCATATTTTTCAAAAACAGGTACGGGAGTACTATGATATAGAGGAACTTTGGGGTGACGCTGTCATTACAAAGGTTGAAAATGAATTTTAA
- a CDS encoding biotin--[acetyl-CoA-carboxylase] ligase, protein MSQLFYLKECSSTNDEISKFLLYENSDFVTLYTFNQTKGRGQYGNTWSSTAEKNLAYTLAVKTEHFMLSDFMFNYYTAIVIRDYLANLTENDVKIKWPNDIILKNKKIVGILIEKKKINQNNYFIIGAGFNILQEDFDEISNAGSLLTQTGRHFDLEEFTLNLNDFLIKRLQNIPSEEEIMRLFNAHLFRKDEISVFELDKTRQNGIIRYADEKGELWIELEDGICSFYHKEIKLFY, encoded by the coding sequence ATGAGTCAACTATTTTACCTGAAAGAATGCTCTTCTACTAATGACGAAATTTCAAAGTTTTTACTTTATGAAAATTCAGATTTTGTTACTTTGTATACATTCAATCAAACCAAAGGCCGCGGTCAGTACGGAAATACGTGGTCTTCAACCGCTGAAAAAAATTTAGCTTATACCTTGGCTGTAAAGACGGAGCACTTCATGCTTTCAGATTTCATGTTCAATTATTATACCGCAATCGTTATCAGGGATTATCTTGCCAATTTGACTGAAAACGATGTAAAAATAAAGTGGCCGAACGATATTATTCTTAAAAATAAAAAAATCGTCGGAATTTTAATTGAAAAGAAAAAAATTAACCAAAATAATTATTTCATCATCGGAGCCGGCTTCAATATTTTGCAGGAAGATTTTGATGAAATTTCCAATGCTGGATCACTTTTAACGCAGACCGGCAGACATTTCGACCTTGAAGAATTCACTTTAAACCTCAATGATTTTCTTATCAAAAGACTTCAGAATATCCCTTCCGAAGAAGAAATTATGAGACTTTTTAATGCCCATTTATTCCGGAAAGATGAGATTTCGGTTTTTGAACTGGACAAAACGCGCCAAAATGGCATCATAAGATACGCCGACGAAAAAGGAGAACTCTGGATCGAACTCGAAGACGGAATTTGCTCATTTTATCACAAAGAAATAAAACTATTTTACTGA
- a CDS encoding LptF/LptG family permease, with protein sequence MLKIIDRYIVKKYLGTFSFMLILLSIVVLVIDVQQKIPRIENATAIDAKLNLTYFLVHFYPFWIINLVMTFLSILVFISVIYFTSRMANNTEIVAVISSGASFHRFARPYLLTSLFIATISLGVNHFVLPWANIQKNQLEAYTYNATNKEKVLGTAPVSAQLSKTEYIFINSWNKREKRGSGFVYQKFDKNRRLTYELKASDVTWDKDKKLFVLNSYAEKTINKNDTEKLANGFDLKKSFGHNPEELFPNELLGQNKTTPELLKFIKREKEKGNSNLNAHLNELHQRTAMPISIIILTFLALSLSSQKKRGGLGINLALGISLAFVFVFSFEALKVVSENKSISPALAMWLPNIAFFPLAAYLYLKRANQ encoded by the coding sequence ATGTTAAAAATTATAGACCGATATATCGTAAAAAAATATCTTGGAACATTCAGTTTCATGCTGATATTGCTGTCTATAGTTGTACTCGTGATCGACGTTCAGCAGAAAATCCCGAGAATCGAGAATGCTACGGCGATCGATGCAAAGCTTAATCTGACGTATTTTTTGGTTCATTTCTACCCGTTCTGGATCATCAACCTGGTCATGACTTTCCTCTCAATTCTGGTATTCATTTCGGTGATTTATTTTACATCGAGAATGGCAAATAATACGGAAATTGTTGCCGTCATCAGTAGTGGTGCGAGTTTCCATCGCTTTGCAAGACCTTATCTTTTAACATCTTTGTTTATTGCAACGATCTCTTTGGGAGTCAATCACTTTGTGCTGCCTTGGGCAAATATCCAGAAAAATCAGCTGGAAGCGTATACTTATAATGCGACCAACAAGGAAAAGGTTTTAGGAACGGCTCCTGTTTCTGCACAGTTGAGCAAAACAGAATATATTTTCATTAATTCCTGGAATAAAAGGGAAAAAAGAGGTTCAGGATTTGTCTATCAGAAGTTTGATAAAAACAGAAGATTGACGTACGAACTCAAAGCCTCAGATGTTACTTGGGATAAAGATAAAAAACTGTTTGTCTTAAATTCTTACGCAGAAAAAACAATCAATAAAAACGATACGGAGAAGCTTGCCAATGGCTTTGATTTAAAGAAAAGCTTCGGACACAATCCGGAAGAGCTTTTCCCGAACGAGCTTTTAGGACAAAATAAAACCACTCCGGAACTTTTAAAATTCATCAAAAGAGAAAAGGAAAAAGGAAACAGCAACCTGAATGCCCATCTTAATGAGCTTCATCAGCGGACAGCGATGCCGATTTCCATTATCATCCTGACGTTTTTGGCGCTTTCTCTTTCTTCACAGAAAAAACGTGGAGGATTGGGAATTAACCTGGCTTTGGGGATTTCCCTGGCGTTCGTTTTCGTATTTTCATTCGAAGCTTTGAAAGTAGTTTCCGAAAACAAAAGCATATCTCCGGCATTGGCGATGTGGCTTCCGAATATTGCTTTTTTCCCGCTTGCAGCGTATTTATACCTGAAAAGAGCGAATCAGTAA